Proteins encoded by one window of Gammaproteobacteria bacterium:
- a CDS encoding hypothetical protein (Evidence 5 : Unknown function), with translation MEIFEESVHDGVITGLLTKMPNFGTDRNGIIATTHISVHHASSYSQN, from the coding sequence ATGGAGATATTTGAAGAGAGTGTACATGATGGAGTGATAACTGGACTACTCACAAAAATGCCTAACTTTGGAACGGATCGAAACGGAATAATCGCAACAACGCACATTTCTGTGCATCACGCCTCTTCCTATTCCCAAAATTAG
- a CDS encoding SirB2 family protein, with protein MYTLFKYLHILTVNITISLFVVRGYWMIINSPQLTRRWVRVTPHINDTLLLTAALTMTYLSGWHLFTQSWLIAKLLALLVYIILGSIAIRPGRPKLVRIIAWLCALVVFGYIVLVAITKDPWPF; from the coding sequence ATGTACACTCTCTTCAAATATCTCCATATCCTCACGGTAAATATTACCATCAGTCTCTTCGTTGTACGGGGCTATTGGATGATTATTAATTCACCGCAGCTTACACGGCGCTGGGTGCGGGTTACTCCCCATATTAACGACACCCTATTGCTTACTGCCGCGCTCACCATGACCTATCTGAGTGGGTGGCATCTTTTTACTCAAAGCTGGCTCATCGCCAAATTATTAGCGTTGTTGGTCTACATTATTCTCGGCAGTATAGCGATTCGCCCTGGTCGTCCTAAATTAGTCCGCATAATTGCCTGGCTGTGTGCCTTGGTCGTCTTCGGTTATATCGTCCTGGTTGCGATCACTAAGGATCCTTGG